One stretch of Armigeres subalbatus isolate Guangzhou_Male chromosome 2, GZ_Asu_2, whole genome shotgun sequence DNA includes these proteins:
- the LOC134218286 gene encoding antigen 5 like allergen Cul n 1-like, whose protein sequence is MDALDQLAYLKTNNHFRINRVRKFSLVNIRQTTMEFIISVVLAVVVGLCDGQTTNYCDTSLCPNGGPHIACNGLTTLSSTCGAGSFEVTMNSTNQQLIVGLHNQLRSKVASGQQVNRTGTYFKQAAKMATLQWDTELANIAAANARRCVYGHDKCRNTATMKYVGQNIAYQAYYGMSFTDNQLLSGFINSWFSEAENTTTQYLASYPSNYNGPAIGHFTQIVSDRTSKVGCSMVSYVRSPFTYKYFVCNYGLTNIVNQPVYAAGNACSGCTTGCNANYPGLCSTAEVVKNNP, encoded by the exons ATGGATGCTTTGGACCAGTTGGCTTACCTTAAAACAAATAATCATTTCCGTATAAATAGAGTTCGGAAGTTTAGTCTGGTTAATATTCGACAAACAACGATGGAATTCATCATCTCAG TTGTGCTGGCAGTAGTTGTAGGACTTTGCGATGGGCAAACAACAAACTACTGTGACACATCTCTGTGTCCCAACGGTGGCCCTCATATCGCGTGCAATGGGTTGACCACTCTGAGCAGCACCTGTGGTGCAGGCTCTTTCGAAGTGACCATGAACAGTACCAACCAACAGCTGATTGTCGGTCTTCACAATCAACTGCGCAGCAAGGTTGCCTCGGGACAGCAGGTCAACCGCACGGGCACTTATTTCAAACAAGCTGCCAAGATGGCTACATTG CAATGGGACACGGAATTGGCCAACATTGCTGCCGCCAACGCCAGACGCTGCGTGTATGGGCATGATAAGTGTCGAAACACGGCTACCATGAAGTACGTGGGTCAGAACATCGCCTACCAGGCGTACTACGGAATGAGCTTCACAGACAATCAGCTTTTGAGCGGTTTCATCAACAGTTGGTTCAGCGAGGCAGAGAACACAACCACACAGTATCTTGCCAGTTATCCATCGAATTATAATGG tccGGCCATTGGTCATTTCACCCAGATCGTTTCGGATCGCACGAGTAAGGTCGGATGCTCCATGGTGAGCTATGTCCGTAGCCCTTTCACTTACAAGTACTTCGTCTGCAACTATGGGCTTACGAACATCGTCAATCAGCCGGTTTACGCGGCTGGAAATGCTTGCTCTGGATGTACCACTGGTTGCAACGCCAATTATCCCGGTCTATGCAGCACAGCTGAAGTGGTTAAAAATAATCCTTGA